In one Balaenoptera ricei isolate mBalRic1 chromosome 20, mBalRic1.hap2, whole genome shotgun sequence genomic region, the following are encoded:
- the LOC132354528 gene encoding leucine-rich repeat-containing protein 37B-like has translation ITSKPNIKSSQRKFQCWIGIRIRPWFCLLDTKQEAHTRHPERTEEAESLPQHEAPAQHPQTPEEVESFSPQAEARAQPPEPAEEVEPPPLQQEAPSQPSEAPEELETSSPQEALAQPLETLKEVVVRPVAHHGVNETQQSNLYNVTVKPLDLALTITPQVTKEVEPSPVQQETPSQPPESPEEVEPPPVQQRAPSQPPESPEEVEPSLLHQEAPTQTPGFPTEYVLQIPVSDEVASLPGVQRHAHSNLPSVTLQPLDLELSITPEPTPEAEFPTAQQEALAPPLEHPEETESSPTQPETSAKPPEPPGEVEPSREREQPAPPSEPPGEVEPSPTQQETTGQPPEPLVEAEPSPSEQEQPTQPSEPTEPPEEVKPATQQETPAQLSESFGEAESSATQEEASTQSPEPPSETEWCPAQQEIPALSPAETETSATLQELPAQPPEPS, from the exons ATAACAAGCAAACCCAACATCAAAAGCTCCCAGAGGaagttccagtgctggattgGAATCAGAATCAGGCCTTGGTTCTGCCTTCTCGACACAAAA CAGGAGGCCCACACTCGTCATCCAGAGCGCACTGAGGAGGCTGAATCTTTACCCCAGCACGAGGCCCCTGCTCAGCATCCACAGACCCCTGAGGAGGTTGAATCTTTTTCACCCCAGGCAGAGGCCCGGGCTCAGCCTCCAGAGCCCGCTGAAGAGGTAGAGCCACCTCCACTTCAGCAGGAGGCTCCATCTCAGCCTTCAGAGGCCCCTGAGGAACTAGAAACTTCAAGTCCCCAGGAGGCCCTAGCCCAGCCTTTGGAGACACTTAAGGAGGTTGTAGTTCGACCAGTAGCACATCATGGGGTAAATGAAACTCAGCAGTCAAACTTGTACAATGTCACTGTTAAACCTCTGGATCTGGCACTGACCATAACTCCACAGGTCACCAAAGAGGTTGAACCTTCTCCAGTCCAGCAGGAGACCCCATCTCAGCCTCCAGAGAGCCCTGAGGAGGTTGAACCTCCGCCAGTCCAGCAGCGGGCCCCATCTCAGCCTCCAGAGAGCCCCGAGGAGGTTGAACCTTCTCTACTCCATCAAGAGGCCCCAACTCAGACTCCAGGGTTCCCTACTGAGTATGTACTTCAAATTCCAGTGAGTGATGAGGTAGCATCTCTCCCTGGCGTTCAGCGTCACGCTCATTCAAACTTGCCCAGTGTGACACTTCAACCTCTGGATTTGGAACTTAGCATCACTCCAGAGCCCACTCCGGAAGCTGAATTTCCTACAGCTCAGCAGGAGGCCCTGGCTCCACCTCTTGAGCATCCTGAGGAGACAGAATCTTCTCCAACCCAACCAGAGACCTCAGCTAAGCCtccagagcctcctggagaggttGAGCCTTCACGTGAGCGGGAGCAACCAGCTCCGCCTTCTGAGCCTCCTGGGGAAGTTGAACCTTCTCCAACCCAGCAGGAGACCACAGGTCAGCCTCCAGAGCCTCTTGTGGAAGCTGAGCCTTCTCCAAGTGAACAGGAACAACCGACTCAGCCTTCTGAGCCTACAGAGCCTCCTGAGGAGGTGAAGCCAGCAACCCAGCAGGAGACCCCAGCTCAGCTTTCAGAGTCTTTTGGAGAAGCTGAAAGTTCTGCAACCCAGGAGGAAGCCTCAACTCAGTCTCCAGAGCCCCCTAGTGAGACAGAATGGTGTCCAGCCCAGCAGGAGATCCCAGCTCTGTCTCCAGCGGAGACAGAAACTTCTGCAACCCTGCAGGAGCTACCAGCTCAGCCTCCAGAGCCTTCTTGA